Proteins co-encoded in one Nicotiana sylvestris chromosome 7, ASM39365v2, whole genome shotgun sequence genomic window:
- the LOC104246728 gene encoding probable disease resistance protein RXW24L: MGYGSVLLLLENLERMLNEVKFLEGTVEEFKSELLQTKGLVKDAKVGDERVIEIVDEFRKILVETEDVIDTYAVDVGGSSGILKCVNCISTVYGRRKLESQLVFIMEQIHYFNEKLANCCSVRQALIPVSNHTDSNCSDYRFAYPFNKDVLVGLEEKKRTLQSLFQYGFKESPVIAICGMGGIGKTTLAWAMYDELFFFGQRFDAFAYIVLPHDFHIDMDFLLRDILTRLNRSSKKQQVLECKGRIELAHKVYESLESNKCFLVLEDMWSMDAWVNLSAYLPTAKSASRILVTTRNGDVAKSIAEKGVSFEMKRLSADECWEVLLKRQPSFLNFFKANQVLEEIAKAVVSKCFGLPLAVVCAGSVLAREHSVAHWKSVLQNFDSYLYLEKDTLVFSKIPKTLLLTYHYLPYHLQSCFLYLGLFPKGVDIEAEKLFNLWVAEGFVASENGESETTLIDRAEHYLYQLVARNLICMQEEEGMERVVRNCPINDLLREHCLLKGKEENVFEVLHLAYGPRKDSYGTTRRLSVFLDECEAGNDVCLQQKVSSKVRSLLFLNPYPNRHALSWPRSFSLKNFRLLRVLDFEDIRFQGKGLPEGIEKLTNLKYLSLRNCYVKELPSFIGELSNLRTLDLRVNDVMTIPNVLWKLKKLRHLYLPYSFQVCGVDKLRLESMLLETLKNYRSYYCDAKDLFNLHNLCNLRYLGASVTEMRLHIIVMPKISSNCTIFATWEHQLQRGKGGSRVRQVKPLP; the protein is encoded by the coding sequence ATGGGTTACGGTAGTGTGTTGTTGCTGTTGGAAAATCTTGAGCGGATGCTgaatgaagtgaaatttttagAGGGAACGGTGGAGGAGTTCAAGTCGGAACTGTTGCAAACCAAAGGGTTGGTGAAAGATGCTAAAGTGGGTGACGAGAGGGTTATTGAAATTGTGGATGAATTCCGAAAAATCCTTGTTGAAACTGAAGATGTAATCGATACTTACGCTGTTGATGTCGGAGGATCATCAGGTATCTTAAAATGCGTAAATTGTATCTCTACTGTATATGGCCGCCGGAAGTTGGAGTCCCAACTGGTGTTTATCATGGAGCAGATCCATTATttcaatgaaaagttggcaaatTGCTGCAGTGTTAGGCAGGCCCTGATCCCAGTGAGCAATCATACTGATTCCAATTGCAGTGATTACCGTTTTGCTTACCCGTTTAACAAGGATGTTCTTGTTGGcttggaagaaaagaaaaggacgCTGCAATCCCTTTTCCAGTATGGATTTAAGGAATCCCCAGTTATCGCTATTTGCGGTATGGGAGGGATCGGCAAAACAACTCTTGCATGGGCGATGTACGATGAGCTATTTTTTTTTGGCCAAAGATTTGATGCTTTCGCTTACATTGTTCTGCCCCATGATTTCCATATCGATATGGATTTCCTCTTGCGCGATATCCTTACACGGCTTAACCGCTCGAGTAAAAAACAACAAGTGTTAGAGTGCAAAGGTCGAATAGAGTTAGCCCATAAAGTTTACGAGTCTCTAGAGTCAAATAAATGCTTCCTTGTTCTGGAGGATATGTGGTCAATGGATGCTTGGGTTAACCTGAGTGCATATTTACCAACTGCCAAATCGGCTAGTAGAATACTGGTCACCACTCGTAATGGAGATGTGGCAAAGAGCATTGCTGAGAAGGGGGTCTCTTTTGAGATGAAGAGATTATCTGCCGATGAATGTTGGGAGGTCCTTTTGAAGAGACAGCCTTCCTTCCTAAATTTTTTTAAAGCCAACCAAGTTTTGGAAGAAATCGCCAAGGCTGTGGTCAGCAAGTGCTTTGGCTTACCATTAGCAGTTGTCTGTGCTGGTAGCGTCTTGGCCAGGGAGCACTCCGTTGCTCATTGGAAGTCTGTGCTTCAAAATTTTGACTCATATCTATACCTCGAGAAAGATACCTTAGTATTTTCCAAGATACCAAAGACCTTGCTCTTGACCTACCATTACTTGCCCTACCATTTGCAGAGTTGCTTTCTTTATTTGGGCCTATTCCCAAAAGGAGTAGACATAGAAGCAGAAAAGTTATTCAATCTCTGGGTAGCTGAGGGCTTTGTAGCATCAGAAAATGGAGAAAGTGAAACAACATTGATTGACAGAGCAGAGCATTATCTGTATCAATTGGTAGCCAGAAACTTGATTTGCATGCAAGAAGAGGAGGGCATGGAGAGAGTAGTTCGAAATTGCCCTATTAATGACCTGCTGCGGGAGCACTGCTTATTGAAGGGAAAGGAAGAGAACGTTTTTGAAGTGCTTCATCTAGCATATGGACCGCGAAAGGATTCTTATGGTACAACAAGAAGACTTTCCGTGTTCCTTGACGAGTGTGAAGCTGGAAATGATGTTTGCTTGCAGCAGAAAGTATCCAGTAAAGTTCGATCTCTCTTATTTCTGAATCCTTACCCAAATCGACATGCTTTATCGTGGCCTCGATCCTTTAGTCTCAAGAATTTCAGATTGCTTAGAGTCTTGGACTTCGAGGATATTAGATTTCAGGGGAAAGGGCTTCCTGAAGGAATTGAAAAACTTACTAATCTGAAATACCTAAGTCTAAGAAACTGTTATGTGAAGGAGTTGCCATCATTTATTGGCGAATTGTCAAACTTGCGGACTCTTGATTTACGGGTAAATGATGTGATGACCATACCTAATGTCTTGTGGAAGCTGAAAAAACTTAGGCATCTGTACCTTCCATATTCTTTTCAAGTCTGCGGAGTTGATAAATTGCGATTGGAGAGTATGTTACTGGAGACTCTGAAGAATTATCGTTCGTATTATTGTGATGCCAAAGATCTCTTCAACCTGCACAATCTTTGCAATCTTCGCTACCTGGGAGCATCAGTTACAGAGATGCGACTTCA